One Polynucleobacter sp. MWH-Spelu-300-X4 genomic window carries:
- a CDS encoding methyltransferase, with the protein MERVRGCACSAMQEFGLSNIVSLVNKLTKNHQAQQVLGLILLSEALMSSNKNIKSSKKDNKPQFASVTFSEEHGVRFLHFGTWWVQGAMRIDQPDHIELEYAQQMMAGLLFLDPNDKRLHLNREKPFHMVQLGLGTGALTKFAYKNFPKSKVTAVDLNPAVIVAARVMFHLPAPNKRLEILEGDALKYVVHKKNKETVDLLQVDLYDATARGPVLSSVDFYQGCYDSLKAPGVMTVNLFGNHKSFKKNIKNICDVFNNRVLVFQQVHDCNVVVLAFKGPYLEVDWNTVKSRAIHLQKQYGLPTQSWVSGLRSENARQEIRLSI; encoded by the coding sequence ATGGAGCGAGTCCGTGGATGCGCATGTTCCGCAATGCAAGAGTTTGGGCTAAGTAATATTGTTTCATTAGTTAATAAATTGACTAAAAATCATCAGGCTCAACAAGTGTTGGGCCTGATTCTTTTATCTGAGGCGCTTATGTCTTCCAATAAAAATATTAAATCATCTAAAAAAGATAACAAACCACAGTTTGCATCTGTCACATTTTCAGAAGAGCATGGTGTTAGATTTTTGCATTTTGGTACTTGGTGGGTTCAGGGTGCCATGCGAATTGACCAACCAGATCACATTGAACTGGAGTACGCGCAGCAGATGATGGCTGGGCTTTTATTTTTAGATCCCAATGACAAGCGCTTGCATTTAAATAGAGAGAAACCATTTCATATGGTTCAGTTGGGTCTTGGAACAGGTGCTTTGACAAAGTTTGCTTATAAAAATTTTCCAAAGTCTAAAGTGACGGCTGTAGATTTAAATCCAGCTGTAATTGTTGCTGCAAGGGTGATGTTTCATTTGCCTGCCCCTAATAAACGTTTGGAGATATTAGAGGGTGATGCGCTTAAGTATGTTGTTCATAAGAAGAATAAAGAAACAGTTGATTTGCTGCAGGTGGATTTATATGATGCAACTGCTAGAGGTCCAGTATTAAGTTCTGTTGATTTTTATCAAGGCTGCTATGACAGTTTGAAGGCACCTGGGGTTATGACGGTCAATCTCTTCGGAAATCATAAAAGTTTTAAAAAAAATATCAAGAATATTTGTGATGTATTTAATAATCGTGTGTTGGTGTTCCAGCAAGTACATGATTGCAATGTGGTAGTTCTTGCATTTAAAGGACCTTATTTGGAGGTTGATTGGAATACGGTCAAGTCTAGAGCAATTCACCTTCAAAAGCAGTATGGTTTACCGACGCAGTCATGGGTTTCTGGTTTGAGATCTGAGAATGCTAGGCAAGAGATTCGTTTATCTATTTAA
- a CDS encoding folate-binding protein YgfZ: MTPLETTTLTKLDYWSLITVTGPDATDFLQNQLTNSVQSITATPTGGIAQVNQQHLFAGYCSAKGRLQASFWVSRIDIRSETGEIIPEYRLLVSKDLASFITKRLSMFVLRSKVKITDQSAAIKIYGLTHTGDKEALMNISVLENIQILELPAVKANQAFFHRHIIYALGATPENFEKHLPNQVITASSEIWDWLEVISGIPRVTEGTLEKFVPQMINMESLNGIDFKKGCYPGQEVVARSQYRGTIKRRLQIASIEHVNAPTAGADIFHSEDIDQPCGMVVLSARDPINPQIIHLQVECKLEALLQGQIHLGSPQGPTLTFDQLPYALIEI; encoded by the coding sequence ATGACTCCATTAGAAACAACTACTCTAACTAAATTAGATTACTGGTCACTCATCACAGTAACTGGGCCAGATGCTACTGATTTTCTTCAAAATCAACTAACCAATAGCGTTCAATCGATTACCGCTACTCCAACCGGTGGCATAGCTCAAGTTAATCAACAACATCTATTTGCTGGTTACTGCTCTGCTAAAGGTCGCTTGCAAGCTTCATTTTGGGTAAGTCGAATAGATATCCGATCAGAAACTGGTGAGATCATTCCAGAATATAGATTACTTGTATCAAAAGATTTAGCATCCTTTATTACAAAACGACTATCCATGTTCGTTTTAAGATCAAAAGTCAAAATTACTGATCAATCTGCGGCCATCAAAATTTATGGTCTAACACATACAGGTGATAAAGAGGCACTAATGAATATTAGTGTTTTAGAAAATATTCAAATCCTCGAATTGCCTGCTGTCAAAGCTAATCAGGCATTTTTTCACCGCCATATTATTTATGCTCTAGGAGCCACACCAGAAAACTTTGAGAAACATCTACCCAATCAAGTCATCACTGCTTCATCTGAAATCTGGGATTGGCTAGAGGTCATCAGCGGTATCCCTAGGGTTACCGAGGGAACCTTAGAAAAATTTGTCCCTCAAATGATTAACATGGAATCTCTTAATGGAATTGACTTTAAAAAAGGTTGTTACCCTGGGCAAGAAGTCGTGGCAAGAAGCCAGTATCGCGGAACCATTAAACGTCGTTTACAAATTGCATCTATAGAACATGTAAATGCTCCAACGGCTGGGGCTGATATTTTTCATAGCGAAGATATAGACCAACCTTGTGGCATGGTTGTTCTATCAGCTAGAGATCCAATCAATCCCCAGATAATTCACTTACAAGTTGAATGTAAATTAGAAGCTCTTCTACAAGGTCAAATTCATCTTGGCTCACCACAAGGCCCTACCTTAACTTTTGATCAACTACCTTACGCCCTCATTGAAATTTAA
- a CDS encoding peptidylprolyl isomerase yields the protein MKLSQIALSLALSAALISPAIAQNAAVVNGKSIPKAKLDKLMEGSGQANNPELRERARDMLITRELVNQEAVNRGIIANPSIQAQLEEARLNILVGAVFDDYVKRDGVTDAELKAAYDQVKGQFEGKEYKVRHILVEKESDAKSIISKLKAGEKFEELAKANSKDTGSAINGGDLDWMNAQALVPEFSKAMIALQKGQTTEKPVKSQFGYHIIRLDDIREAKTPTIAELKPQLIEMMNQDQNWQRSKFNEMIAKLKAKAKIQ from the coding sequence ATGAAACTATCTCAAATTGCTTTATCTTTAGCTTTATCAGCAGCTCTTATTAGTCCAGCAATTGCTCAAAATGCAGCGGTTGTAAATGGCAAATCAATCCCAAAAGCCAAACTAGATAAATTAATGGAAGGCTCTGGTCAAGCTAACAATCCTGAGCTACGTGAACGTGCTAGAGATATGTTAATCACACGAGAATTAGTTAACCAAGAAGCCGTTAACAGAGGCATTATCGCCAATCCATCTATTCAAGCGCAACTTGAAGAGGCTCGCTTGAACATTCTAGTTGGCGCGGTATTTGATGACTATGTAAAACGTGATGGCGTAACAGATGCAGAATTAAAAGCCGCCTATGATCAGGTTAAAGGTCAATTTGAAGGTAAAGAATACAAAGTTCGTCATATTCTTGTTGAAAAAGAATCAGATGCCAAATCAATCATTTCTAAGTTAAAAGCTGGGGAAAAGTTTGAAGAATTAGCCAAAGCTAACTCAAAAGATACGGGCTCAGCAATCAATGGTGGCGATCTAGATTGGATGAACGCACAAGCTCTAGTACCTGAATTTTCAAAGGCTATGATTGCTCTACAAAAAGGCCAGACAACAGAAAAGCCTGTTAAATCACAATTTGGCTACCACATCATTCGCCTAGATGATATTCGCGAAGCTAAAACTCCTACTATCGCAGAGTTAAAACCTCAATTAATTGAAATGATGAACCAAGATCAAAATTGGCAACGCAGTAAATTTAATGAAATGATTGCCAAATTAAAAGCAAAGGCAAAAATTCAGTAA
- the msrB gene encoding peptide-methionine (R)-S-oxide reductase MsrB has translation MKKTNTEYKQTLSDTQYRVTRESATERPFSGQYWDHWEPGQYLCICCATPLFQSDTKFDAGCGWPSYFQPINQSDIQELKDITHGMIRTEVRCANCEAHLGHVFEDGPAPTGLRYCINSASLKFKQEN, from the coding sequence ATGAAAAAAACCAACACCGAATACAAACAAACCTTAAGCGACACTCAATATAGGGTAACAAGAGAGTCTGCTACAGAACGCCCATTTAGCGGCCAATACTGGGATCATTGGGAGCCCGGACAATACTTATGCATTTGCTGTGCGACCCCCCTGTTTCAGTCAGATACCAAATTTGATGCCGGCTGTGGCTGGCCCAGCTATTTTCAACCTATAAATCAAAGTGATATTCAAGAACTAAAAGACATAACGCATGGAATGATCCGAACGGAAGTTAGATGCGCTAATTGCGAAGCTCACCTAGGTCATGTATTTGAAGATGGCCCAGCACCAACAGGTCTTCGTTACTGCATCAACTCAGCTTCATTGAAATTTAAACAAGAAAATTAA
- a CDS encoding PaaI family thioesterase encodes MNQDQLKNMGVELDVPFLKLLGVRCLRADLGEGEVVLSLKPEHNNSWDVAHGGVLLTLMDVGMAIAARAADATGRGVVTIELKNNFMQAAKGVVRVAAKTVHVTPTLAFVEAKLYDENSRICCMGSATFKYFKELPARK; translated from the coding sequence ATGAATCAAGATCAATTAAAAAATATGGGTGTGGAGCTAGATGTTCCTTTTCTTAAATTATTGGGGGTGCGTTGTCTTCGAGCTGATTTAGGTGAGGGTGAGGTGGTTCTTTCATTAAAGCCTGAACATAATAATAGTTGGGATGTGGCTCATGGAGGTGTTTTATTGACCCTCATGGATGTTGGTATGGCTATTGCTGCAAGAGCTGCAGATGCAACGGGTCGAGGTGTTGTAACGATTGAGCTTAAAAATAATTTTATGCAGGCTGCTAAGGGAGTTGTGCGGGTGGCGGCAAAGACTGTACATGTTACGCCAACGCTTGCCTTTGTTGAGGCTAAGTTATATGACGAAAATAGTCGTATTTGCTGTATGGGAAGCGCCACATTTAAGTATTTTAAAGAGTTACCCGCCCGGAAATAA
- a CDS encoding septation protein A, with protein sequence MKIFFDLFPVIVFFIAFKFGDIYAATAVAMAATLIQIVWVAIKYKKVEPMQWVSLILIMVFGGLTIGLQDKTFIQWKPTILYWLFSCGLVGSALIFKKNLIQATMAHQVTLKPGVVGHKVWMKLNNTWALFFALMGILNLYVAYQYDESTWVNFKLFGGMGILFIFIIAQGIWLNQFVIYDKK encoded by the coding sequence ATGAAAATATTTTTTGATCTATTTCCAGTCATTGTTTTCTTTATTGCCTTCAAGTTTGGAGACATTTATGCAGCAACCGCTGTTGCTATGGCTGCAACACTAATTCAGATTGTTTGGGTAGCTATTAAATATAAAAAAGTAGAGCCCATGCAATGGGTCAGCTTAATTCTAATCATGGTCTTTGGTGGACTCACAATTGGGTTACAAGACAAAACTTTCATTCAGTGGAAACCCACCATTCTTTATTGGCTATTTTCTTGTGGATTAGTAGGCAGCGCCCTTATTTTTAAAAAAAATCTCATTCAAGCAACAATGGCCCATCAGGTAACTCTTAAACCTGGCGTCGTGGGACATAAAGTTTGGATGAAATTAAATAATACTTGGGCACTATTTTTTGCCCTAATGGGAATACTTAATTTATATGTCGCATACCAATACGACGAATCCACTTGGGTTAATTTCAAATTATTTGGCGGCATGGGCATACTATTCATTTTCATCATTGCTCAAGGAATTTGGTTAAATCAATTTGTTATTTATGATAAGAAATAA
- the holB gene encoding DNA polymerase III subunit delta', with the protein MSVSKKLYPWFQQTWSELTLNQVPHAMLLHGQAGIGKFDFALHLAKALLCESPIKDKPCCECEACHWFDAGNHPDFLGLVPEDQFHLLPHEMMAGDDEKPKKSKKKTEDDTEKPDKKASSFIKVEQIRDALDGINTAPHRGKWRVVLISPIESLQAVSANTLLKTLEEPPQSTLFILVSDRLDRILPTIRSRCRLLTLNRPSKQMALDWLALELVHEGVRSDSSHLEEVLGESGGAVLDARARLLKLDDAVELHQQITFDLLKGLEQGSRIDWLATSELVYKAPMSVLLIGLERWIADILGQQQAGYIRYYPTRSSSIIKCAEQVNSNKLSEFWRLLLDARRHELHALANRVQIEALLIRYQDLFK; encoded by the coding sequence ATGAGCGTCAGTAAAAAACTATATCCATGGTTTCAACAAACTTGGTCAGAGTTAACGCTAAATCAGGTGCCGCATGCTATGTTGCTACATGGTCAGGCCGGTATTGGTAAATTTGATTTTGCCCTTCATTTAGCTAAAGCTTTGTTGTGCGAATCCCCAATAAAGGACAAGCCTTGTTGTGAGTGTGAGGCCTGTCATTGGTTTGATGCTGGTAATCATCCTGATTTTTTAGGTTTGGTGCCTGAAGACCAGTTTCATTTATTGCCTCATGAAATGATGGCGGGAGATGATGAGAAACCTAAAAAGTCTAAAAAGAAAACAGAGGATGACACAGAAAAACCTGATAAGAAGGCTAGTTCTTTTATAAAGGTGGAGCAAATTAGAGATGCCTTGGATGGTATCAATACCGCGCCTCATAGGGGGAAATGGCGAGTTGTGCTTATTAGCCCCATTGAAAGTTTACAGGCTGTTTCTGCTAATACGCTATTGAAAACTTTAGAAGAGCCACCTCAAAGCACCTTATTTATTTTGGTAAGCGATCGATTGGATAGAATTCTTCCAACGATTCGTTCTCGTTGCCGTTTATTGACTTTAAATAGACCAAGTAAACAAATGGCTTTGGATTGGTTAGCTCTTGAGTTGGTGCATGAAGGAGTTCGGTCTGATAGTAGTCATCTTGAGGAGGTGTTGGGTGAATCGGGTGGCGCTGTTTTGGATGCGCGAGCTCGTTTGCTCAAATTAGATGATGCCGTTGAACTTCATCAACAGATAACATTTGACCTATTAAAAGGGTTAGAGCAGGGGAGCCGGATCGATTGGTTAGCTACATCTGAATTAGTATATAAAGCACCAATGTCAGTATTGTTAATTGGGCTTGAGCGTTGGATTGCCGATATCTTAGGTCAACAACAAGCGGGGTATATCCGTTATTACCCAACGAGAAGTAGCTCCATTATTAAGTGTGCAGAACAGGTAAATTCAAATAAATTGTCGGAGTTCTGGCGCTTGCTTTTAGATGCTAGAAGGCATGAGCTACATGCTTTAGCTAATAGAGTCCAAATCGAGGCGCTATTAATTAGATATCAAGATTTGTTTAAATAA
- a CDS encoding NRDE family protein, whose translation MCLVLTAWQTHPQYPLVVLANRDEFYERPTEPMNWWKDHPHILAGKDKADVLGESGTWMGINKNGKFAALTNIRSPNEKNPAARTRGEITAKYLINRHAPEEFITTHEKSFSRYNGFNFLATDLSQKTPQLIWLSNRIWMGDHFRARKIVKPQQLNPGLYGLSNGTLDSPWPKVQHRISAFAQLLAMDTGEFKKADQYLHIMEDPTQAPDEKLPQTGVSYEWEKMLSSAFIKTELYGTRSISLIRVRHDGHFEVMEKCFDAQKEIGLQVFEGQLQQPPLIA comes from the coding sequence ATGTGTCTAGTCCTGACAGCTTGGCAAACTCATCCTCAATATCCGCTGGTTGTGCTTGCTAACCGGGATGAGTTTTATGAACGTCCAACAGAACCTATGAACTGGTGGAAAGACCATCCACACATATTGGCTGGAAAAGATAAAGCTGATGTTTTAGGAGAGTCTGGAACATGGATGGGTATCAATAAAAATGGTAAGTTTGCAGCTCTCACAAATATCAGATCTCCCAACGAGAAAAATCCTGCAGCTCGCACGCGCGGTGAAATAACTGCTAAATATTTAATTAACCGACATGCACCTGAAGAATTTATTACTACGCATGAAAAATCTTTCAGTCGATATAACGGATTTAATTTCTTAGCAACGGATCTCTCCCAAAAAACACCTCAATTAATTTGGCTTAGCAATAGGATATGGATGGGAGACCATTTCCGCGCCAGAAAAATAGTAAAACCCCAACAACTAAATCCAGGCTTGTATGGCTTATCTAATGGGACCCTTGATAGCCCGTGGCCTAAAGTTCAACACCGCATAAGCGCTTTTGCGCAATTACTAGCCATGGATACAGGTGAATTTAAAAAAGCAGACCAGTATCTGCACATCATGGAAGATCCTACTCAAGCGCCTGACGAAAAGCTCCCTCAAACAGGTGTTTCTTATGAGTGGGAAAAAATGCTTTCATCAGCATTCATCAAAACAGAACTTTACGGTACAAGATCCATATCACTCATCCGAGTCCGCCATGATGGTCATTTTGAGGTCATGGAAAAATGCTTTGATGCGCAAAAAGAAATAGGACTACAAGTATTCGAAGGGCAGCTACAACAGCCACCTTTAATCGCTTAA
- the mltG gene encoding endolytic transglycosylase MltG yields MKRIFTSKFLKIIASIAILLGFSFTYLAFVAVVIPKNIEPSTKEGQVRVRITPGSNVSSVARQLMSQGVQTSNWHVQIVARGFFLGKQLKSGFYDFPPGANLATVLFKMGRGDSVKLNVTLVEGWTFKQFKAAIDSQVDLKKEAKSWSAGQILAKIEAKELHPEGVFFPDTYVYEPGDSDLIIYQRAYLAMMKNLNNAWEVRSSDSSIKNAYELLKLASIIEKETGHPDDRGLVAAVFNNRLKLGMKLQTDPTIIYGLGDAFDGNIRKKDLLKDGPYNTYTRYGLPPTPIAMPGKDALLAAAKPAKSKALYFVAKGNGRSVFSETLVAHNQAVQQYQLRK; encoded by the coding sequence ATGAAGCGTATTTTTACCTCAAAATTTTTAAAGATTATTGCCTCAATAGCTATCTTATTGGGTTTTTCATTTACTTACCTAGCTTTTGTTGCCGTAGTTATTCCAAAAAATATTGAACCTTCGACGAAAGAAGGGCAAGTGAGGGTAAGGATTACTCCTGGCTCGAATGTTTCTAGTGTGGCGAGGCAATTAATGTCACAAGGGGTTCAAACATCCAATTGGCACGTACAAATTGTGGCTCGTGGGTTTTTCCTAGGTAAACAATTGAAATCAGGTTTTTATGACTTTCCTCCTGGTGCTAATTTGGCGACCGTTTTATTCAAAATGGGACGGGGTGATAGCGTCAAATTAAACGTTACATTGGTGGAAGGTTGGACTTTTAAGCAGTTTAAGGCAGCAATTGATTCCCAAGTTGATCTTAAAAAGGAAGCCAAGTCTTGGAGTGCTGGACAAATTTTGGCAAAAATTGAGGCTAAAGAACTTCATCCGGAAGGTGTCTTTTTTCCAGATACTTATGTTTATGAACCAGGTGATTCAGACCTCATTATTTATCAGCGTGCTTATCTAGCCATGATGAAAAATTTAAATAACGCTTGGGAAGTGAGATCGTCTGATAGCTCAATTAAAAATGCTTATGAATTATTAAAGCTAGCATCAATCATCGAAAAGGAGACGGGTCATCCTGATGATCGTGGTTTGGTGGCAGCAGTATTTAATAACCGATTGAAATTGGGGATGAAACTACAAACAGATCCAACTATTATTTATGGATTGGGTGATGCTTTTGATGGCAATATTAGGAAAAAAGACTTGCTGAAGGATGGGCCTTACAATACCTATACACGTTATGGGTTACCACCAACCCCTATTGCAATGCCTGGTAAGGATGCTCTCTTAGCTGCCGCAAAACCAGCGAAATCAAAGGCGCTTTATTTTGTGGCTAAAGGGAATGGTAGAAGTGTATTCTCTGAGACACTGGTGGCGCATAATCAAGCTGTTCAGCAATATCAACTTAGAAAATAA
- a CDS encoding BolA family transcriptional regulator — translation MTNNESKRIIQFEEALQKALPIDKLRIEDESDLHTGHQGAQGGAGHYRIHIESSAFKGLNRVQKHRLVYDALSAWIPKEIHALAIITN, via the coding sequence ATGACAAATAATGAAAGTAAAAGAATTATCCAATTTGAAGAAGCCTTACAAAAAGCTCTTCCAATCGATAAACTACGCATTGAAGATGAAAGCGATTTGCACACCGGCCATCAAGGCGCGCAAGGTGGTGCTGGGCATTATCGAATCCATATAGAATCTTCAGCGTTTAAAGGTTTAAACAGGGTTCAAAAGCACCGTCTAGTGTATGATGCCCTATCCGCTTGGATACCAAAAGAAATCCATGCTTTAGCGATTATTACTAACTAA
- the tmk gene encoding dTMP kinase, whose amino-acid sequence MSLLTQSANKPGFFITFEGIDGAGKSTHIQAFADELSQRFPGRQIVLTREPGGTALGEKLREILLHHPMHLETEALLMFAARREHLATVIEPALKDGKIVISDRFTDASFAYQGGGRGLDLAKLYELEVWVQMRMKNEGGVEQRYVLQPDLTFLFDLPSAVAESRRSAAREPDKFEQLNTKFFEKVRQEYLRRAEDDPARFRIIDSNQSKEVIWNSLKEASLSI is encoded by the coding sequence ATGTCTTTATTGACTCAGTCAGCAAATAAACCCGGTTTCTTTATCACCTTTGAAGGTATTGATGGTGCGGGTAAAAGCACCCACATACAAGCTTTTGCTGATGAACTGTCACAGCGTTTCCCTGGTCGGCAAATTGTTTTAACACGTGAGCCGGGTGGTACTGCCTTGGGTGAGAAGTTGCGTGAGATCTTATTGCATCATCCGATGCATCTAGAAACGGAAGCTTTATTGATGTTTGCTGCCCGTCGTGAGCATTTAGCTACCGTGATTGAACCAGCCTTGAAAGACGGAAAAATTGTTATTTCAGATCGATTTACAGATGCTAGCTTTGCTTATCAGGGCGGTGGCCGGGGTTTGGATTTGGCTAAACTCTATGAGCTAGAAGTGTGGGTGCAAATGCGGATGAAAAATGAGGGTGGGGTCGAGCAACGCTATGTTTTACAACCTGATTTAACGTTCTTATTTGATTTGCCAAGTGCAGTTGCGGAATCAAGGAGAAGTGCTGCTCGTGAGCCTGATAAGTTTGAACAACTGAATACCAAGTTTTTTGAGAAAGTACGTCAAGAGTATTTAAGGCGGGCTGAAGATGACCCTGCTAGATTTAGGATTATTGATTCGAACCAATCTAAAGAAGTTATATGGAATTCGCTTAAAGAGGCATCTTTATCCATATGA